The following coding sequences lie in one Silene latifolia isolate original U9 population chromosome 5, ASM4854445v1, whole genome shotgun sequence genomic window:
- the LOC141656414 gene encoding putative disease resistance protein At1g61300 codes for MLNRVTKMLSTSDLNEEMRAFRSKMNYLSAQQSDVLKEVEHAEIQPGKKRKSEVELWCTEVEEKKKKRQDIDSEFKNQGPSSALKHQLAKEIKEVEGLIQQGKFPSGVVLDSHSATRLEMVVNTLVGSRSTENIEMITNWLKQDDVFAIGVFGMGGVGKTTLLKKIHNSLLSDSDIEGQVYWVTASQNCNLQNLQTAIGNCLGLDISKEDDVERRRSEIFRRLSQLKKSVLIIDDMWNHFLTDQVGIPLNSCGCKVVITTRSEEVCRKMGCQKVIKVRPLPEDDAWFLFVEKSGEVAEDLYSTAKEIVKECGGLPLALNTMGCCMREVTDVQQWKNALYELQKPARRQDNDMDDEVFRVLQYSYDSLRDERLKQCFLSCVLFPEDWVIARAKLIDLWIMEGLLDDIESWENKENKGHTIVNNLEKSSLLEPALCYNKEKGVRMHDLVRDMAMIVTQHRPHFMAKAGLQLQTVPVDKLWTRDLVKVSLSHNNIKEIPLGMSPETSNLLVLILSHNRLKEIPNSFFVHMKALEVLDLSFTLLLKRVPDTVSDLINLRALLLQGCYQLSYVPSVAKLTKLMTLYLPETIRFASVQICLAPEGMERLNCLQKLSHCRWRLSDLPRYNSFIQSCQLCSYSIWLFGKALFCDDDNEFLGPNKKQVIIRGVQFGETEITPLLPCNIQALYVHECTMEGQRSLGEVLPSLRDAKGLRELTIRGCVGLEYVSSAPRCVSSVSSYLDNLECLNLIGLPDLRSIGENGSFSSLPHLKELKIEGCEKVEEIFESNRDFLSAQNNLNLGVALPELLSLDLEHLPKLRNIYSIQLHLCTSLQRIEISHCAKLEGIVMSPTCDGDTVPIPCFRSLSELRLSGLPSLSSIYQMQLHHATSLSSIYITSCPKLEGIFTSCTADTKLILTLPKLRRLVLTCLPNLSSVYTGLLISASLHSSSLEVDECPKLKMLSLSFKLICDASESTLASLPTESEMPEWWEPLHQDFPDDDLILLSDYILEARQSLLLPDSDDHDDSDDHDDDKTNRVSWLSLSTS; via the coding sequence ATGTTGAATAGAGTAACGAAAATGCTGTCTACCTCTGACTTAAACGAGGAAATGAGGGCTTTTAGGAGTAAAATGAATTATCTTAGTGCTCAGCAAAGCGATGTCCTGAAGGAGGTGGAGCACGCAGAGATTCAACCCGGAAAGAAGCGTAAAAGTGAGGTTGAATTGTGGTGTACAGAggtggaagaaaagaaaaaaaagcgtCAAGACATAGACTCTGAGTTTAAGAACCAAGGTCCCAGCAGTGCGCTCAAGCACCAACTTGCCAAAGAAATTAAAGAGGTTGAAGGGCTAATTCAACAGGGAAAATTCCCTAGTGGAGTAGTACTTGACAGCCATTCCGCGACAAGATTGGAAATGGTGGTGAACACTTTAGTGGGTTCAAGAAGTACAGAGAACATTGAGATGATTACGAATTGGTTAAAGCAGGACGATGTGTTTGCCATCGGTGTGTTTGGCATGGGTGGTGTTGGTAAAACAACATTGCTTAAGAAAATTCATAATAGCCTCCTGTCTGATTCTGATATAGAAGGACAAGTTTATTGGGTTACTGCATCTCAAAATTGTAACCTCCAAAACTTGCAAACTGCGATCGGAAATTGTTTGGGTCTTGATATTTCGAAGGAAGATGATGTTGAGAGGAGAAGGTCTGAGATATTTCGCAGATTGTCGCAGTTAAAAAAATCAGTGCTAATAATTGATGATATGTGGAACCATTTTCTGACTGATCAAGTAGGCATTCCTCTTAATTCATGTGGTTGCAAGGTTGTCATCACAACCCGATCAGAAGAAGTGTGCCGAAAAATGGGATGCCAGAAGGTTATCAAAGTTAGACCCCTTCCAGAAGACGATGCTTGGTTTTTATTTGTTGAAAAATCGGGAGAAGTAGCAGAAGATTTATATTCAACTGCTAAAGAGATTGTTAAAGAATGCGGGGGGTTGCCGCTTGCATTGAACACGATGGGGTGCTGTATGCGAGAAGTTACTGATGTTCAGCAGTGGAAAAATGCTCTATATGAACTGCAGAAGCCCGCCAGGAGGCAAGATAACGATATGGATGATGAGGTTTTTCGTGTTTTACAATATAGCTACGATAGCTTGAGAGATGAGAGGTTGAAACAGTGCTTTTTGAGCTGTGTATTATTTCCAGAAGATTGGGTTATCGCTCGAGCGAAATTGATAGACCTTTGGATTATGGAAGGACTCTTAGATGATATAGAGAGCTGGGAAAATAAAGAGAACAAAGGACATACTATCGTGAACAATCTTGAAAAATCAAGCTTGTTGGAACCAGCACTTTGTTATAATAAAGAAAAAGGTGTGAGAATGCATGATCTAGTACGAGACATGGCTATGATCGTCACTCAGCATCGTCCACACTTCATGGCGAAAGCCGGATTACAGCTGCAGACAGTGCCTGTAGATAAACTTTGGACCAGGGATTTAGTGAAAGTGTCACTGAGCcataataatataaaagagattcCACTGGGCATGTCACCTGAGACCTCAAATCTGCTAGTGCTGATACTTTCCCATAATCGTCTTAAGGAAATCCCAAATTCATTCTTTGTACATATGAAAGCCCTCGAAGTGCTTGATTTATCATTTACACTATTGCTTAAGAGGGTACCAGACACTGTTTCTGATTTGATAAATTTAAGGGCACTCTTGCTTCAAGGATGTTACCAGCTAAGTTATGTACCTTCAGTGGCGAAACTGACAAAACTAATGACGTTGTATCTTCCAGAGACTATCAGATTTGCCTCGGTACAGATTTGCCTAGCACCTGAAGGAATGGAAAGATTAAACTGTTTGCAGAAGTTATCTCACTGCCGTTGGAGACTATCAGATTTGCCTCGGTACAATAGCTTCATACAATCTTGCCAGTTATGCTCTTACAGTATATGGCTTTTTGGTAAAGCTTTGTTTTGTGATGATGATAATGAATTCCTTGGTCCGAATAAGAAACAAGTTATTATAAGGGGCGTGCAGTTTGGAGAAACTGAGATCACGCCTCTGTTACCTTGCAATATCCAAGCATTATATGTTCATGAATGCACAATGGAAGGGCAAAGAAGCCTGGGAGAAGTTCTCCCATCTCTAAGGGATGCCAAAGGTCTAAGGGAGTTAACGATAAGGGGTTGTGTAGGGTTGGAGTACGTATCATCAGCGCCTCGCTGCGTCTCTTCAGTTTCCTCTTACCTTGATAATCTTGAGTGTTTAAACCTCATTGGTTTGCCTGATTTGAGAAGCATAGGAGAAAACGGATCGTTTTCATCTTTACCGCACCTCAAAGAGTTGAAGATAGAGGGTTGTGAGAAGGTGGAGGAGATATTTGAATCAAACCGGGATTTTTTATCTGCACAGAATAATCTCAATCTCGGCGTTGCCCTTCCTGAATTATTGTCTCTAGATTTGGAACATTTGCCGAAATTGAGAAACATTTACTCCATACAGCTACACCTCTGCACTTCTCTACAACGTATCGAAATAAGTCATTGTGCAAAGCTGGAGGGGATAGTCATGTCTCCGACTTGTGATGGTGATACCGTGCCCATTCCTTGTTTCCGTTCTTTGTCCGAATTACGCTTATCCGGTCTTCCATCATTGAGCAGCATTTATCAGATGCAGCTACACCACGCCACTTCTTTGAGCTCTATTTACATTACAAGTTGTCCAAAGTTGGAAGGGATATTTACATCCTGTACTGCTGATACCAAACTCATTCTCACTCTCCCCAAGCTCCGGCGTTTAGTTCTAACGTGTCTACCAAATTTAAGCAGTGTGTATACTGGTCTACTCATTTCTGCGTCCCTTCATTCTTCCAGTTTAGAGGTAGATGAATGCCCTAAGCTAAAGATGCTGTCACTGTCATTCAAGCTAATTTGCGATGCTTCAGAGTCGACTTTGGCTTCCTTACCAACAGAATCTGAAATGCCTGAGTGGTGGGAGCCCCTACACCAGGATTTTCCAGATGATGATTTAATCCTTCTATCTGATTATATACTGGAAGCTCGGCAGTCTCTCCTTCTTCCTGACAGTGACGACCATGATGACAGTGACGACCATGATGACGATAAAACAAACCGAGTCTCATGGCTGTCACTGTCTACCAGCTAA